A window of the Candidatus Abyssobacteria bacterium SURF_5 genome harbors these coding sequences:
- a CDS encoding methyltransferase, which yields MREDMPQIPSINPLPLWNLAHAYCEARAFQVANELDLFSHLDEPKTSEEMAKLLDIDPRPARMLMDACVALELLEKSEGRYKNTPVSSEFLVKDKPFYSGNFVSLEAASYLTWARLPEAVRRNGPIARTMRDETKMKFFTHAMHSTSVFSATMLAQVVDLSGYNRLLDIGGGSGVNSITLAEKYQNLRATVFDQGPVVEVAAEYICRSPAAARLSTAAGNYLESLPAGHDAALLSNILHGEGADDNRSLLKRVYNALDAPGIVIIADVLTNEERTGPLFPLLFALNMLLDTEHGDTYTISDVRSFLEGAGFREINAMSFDPAPLSIVIAVKK from the coding sequence ATGAGAGAAGACATGCCCCAAATTCCCTCGATTAACCCGCTTCCCCTCTGGAATCTCGCGCATGCGTATTGCGAGGCAAGAGCTTTTCAAGTGGCAAACGAGCTTGATCTATTCAGTCATCTTGATGAACCGAAGACATCCGAGGAGATGGCGAAACTGCTCGATATCGATCCGCGCCCTGCGCGAATGCTGATGGACGCGTGCGTGGCGCTCGAGCTGCTCGAGAAATCGGAGGGCAGATATAAGAACACGCCGGTTTCCAGCGAATTTCTTGTGAAAGACAAGCCGTTCTATTCCGGAAATTTCGTGTCGCTCGAGGCGGCCTCGTATTTAACCTGGGCCCGGCTTCCGGAGGCCGTTCGCCGGAACGGGCCGATCGCGCGGACCATGAGAGACGAGACGAAGATGAAATTCTTCACTCATGCGATGCACAGCACGTCGGTCTTCAGCGCAACCATGCTGGCGCAGGTTGTGGACCTTTCCGGATACAACAGACTTCTCGATATCGGCGGCGGCTCGGGCGTAAATTCCATCACGCTAGCCGAGAAGTATCAGAACCTGCGAGCAACTGTGTTCGATCAAGGTCCGGTGGTCGAGGTCGCGGCCGAATATATTTGCCGCTCTCCCGCCGCGGCCAGACTTTCCACCGCGGCCGGCAATTACCTCGAGTCGCTCCCCGCCGGACACGACGCAGCCCTGCTGTCCAATATCCTGCACGGGGAAGGGGCGGATGATAATCGCAGCCTGTTGAAGCGCGTGTACAATGCGCTTGATGCTCCCGGCATCGTGATAATCGCGGACGTGCTCACCAATGAGGAAAGGACAGGCCCCTTGTTTCCGCTCCTGTTCGCGCTGAATATGCTGCTGGACACCGAGCACGGCGATACGTATACCATATCCGATGTGCGCAGTTTCCTCGAAGGCGCCGGCTTCCGCGAGATCAATGCGATGAGCTTCGATCCGGCCCCGCTCAGCATCGTCATCGCAGTAAAGAAATAG
- a CDS encoding phosphotriesterase has protein sequence MSWIAGGQPMAEITTVLGPISPEKLGFTSMHEHTVCDMSVFRRRYEDILPGHLPVAPDDPVRLDNLGSLKHFFILSRDALDLRDEELIAAEAADFKNAGGNAMVDMSVPGLRCDLPAIRRISQKTGVHIIATTGLYAEDSWPERYRAMSMRDYMDFMRREIENGIDETGIRAGHVKIMITDSMMFSVEPFSAQQKLLLRAAVRISNETGLSLTVHPPLDSKASLREVVKVMLDEGLSPGRAVIAHAELFFVPQDLATLVLDPSSWQLDVDFAKELLDQGFNISIDSFGHYHDAEAIGSVITADWQRMAGLVALLKSGYSSQIVIGTDIFLKILTRRFGGDGYCRLTDFVVPWLRRLDIDESFINMLTVENPARLLAH, from the coding sequence ATGTCGTGGATCGCCGGAGGGCAACCAATGGCTGAGATAACAACTGTCCTGGGGCCGATATCTCCCGAGAAGCTGGGATTCACCTCGATGCATGAGCACACCGTCTGCGACATGAGTGTCTTCCGCCGCAGATACGAAGATATCCTGCCCGGCCATCTGCCGGTTGCGCCCGACGACCCGGTCCGGCTGGACAACCTCGGATCCCTCAAGCACTTCTTCATTCTCTCGCGCGACGCGCTCGATCTGCGCGACGAGGAACTGATCGCGGCCGAGGCGGCCGACTTCAAGAACGCGGGCGGAAACGCCATGGTCGATATGAGCGTGCCCGGCCTTCGGTGCGATCTGCCCGCCATCCGCCGAATCTCCCAAAAGACAGGGGTGCATATTATCGCGACCACCGGCCTGTACGCCGAGGACTCGTGGCCCGAGCGGTACCGCGCGATGTCGATGCGGGATTACATGGACTTCATGCGCCGCGAAATCGAGAACGGCATCGACGAGACCGGGATCAGGGCCGGACACGTCAAGATCATGATAACCGACAGCATGATGTTTTCGGTCGAGCCGTTCAGCGCACAACAAAAATTGTTGTTGCGTGCGGCGGTTCGCATATCGAACGAGACCGGACTGTCGCTGACCGTGCATCCGCCGCTCGATTCAAAGGCGAGCCTGCGCGAGGTGGTGAAAGTCATGCTCGACGAAGGCTTATCACCCGGGCGGGCCGTCATCGCGCACGCCGAGCTCTTCTTTGTCCCGCAGGACCTCGCAACACTTGTGCTCGATCCCTCCTCCTGGCAACTGGACGTCGATTTCGCGAAGGAACTGCTCGACCAGGGATTCAACATCTCGATCGACTCGTTCGGGCACTATCATGATGCGGAAGCCATCGGGAGCGTCATCACCGCCGACTGGCAGCGGATGGCGGGACTGGTTGCGCTCCTGAAATCCGGTTACTCGTCGCAGATAGTGATCGGAACCGATATCTTTCTCAAGATTCTCACGCGCAGGTTTGGCGGAGACGGCTATTGCCGGCTCACCGATTTCGTTGTGCCGTGGTTGAGGCGTCTGGATATCGACGAGTCGTTCATCAACATGCTGACGGTCGAAAATCCCGCCCGCCTGCTCGCGCACTGA
- a CDS encoding DegT/DnrJ/EryC1/StrS family aminotransferase produces MDQTKASHGESGPAVTIAPSPWPVINDEVIDAVVRVLREESLSPIMQVGIIKEFEDNFAQYQGRKFAFAVNSGTAALDTALHVSGVGPGDEVIVSPYTWGATVGCILHNNAIPVFADIDPLTFNIRPDEIRKKITDRTKAIVTVHIYGHPCDMDPINEIAREHNLRVIEDCAQAHGATYNGRKVGSLGDIGCFSLQASKNLTGGEGGILVFDDETLFDEVVSWASHPMRQFMELQDKPLGAYIDSVAPNFRMHAVSAAIANVQLKHLDTWVAQRRKNLAYLTRSLSDIPGIRTTFVAPNCEHAVHIIPFIYKADELNNVPLEKFRNALALEGLETNSYVGTPIHLRPRFQERRFWGKGCPWSCGYAGRSIEYRKGDCPVAEKRCSGEELTLQSIGFHVPCTDYLDQIGAAFKKAANKALAGNL; encoded by the coding sequence ATGGACCAGACAAAGGCATCTCATGGCGAATCCGGGCCGGCAGTGACAATTGCGCCGTCACCCTGGCCGGTGATCAATGATGAGGTCATCGACGCGGTCGTTCGCGTCCTGCGAGAGGAATCCCTTTCTCCGATCATGCAGGTGGGCATCATCAAAGAGTTCGAGGACAACTTCGCGCAGTATCAGGGGCGCAAATTCGCCTTCGCCGTCAACAGCGGAACGGCGGCGCTCGATACCGCTCTTCATGTCAGCGGCGTGGGTCCGGGCGACGAGGTGATCGTTTCGCCCTATACGTGGGGCGCGACCGTCGGGTGCATCCTCCATAATAATGCCATTCCTGTTTTTGCCGATATCGACCCGCTCACCTTCAACATCCGCCCGGATGAGATACGAAAGAAGATCACAGACCGGACAAAAGCGATTGTGACGGTCCACATCTACGGGCATCCGTGCGATATGGACCCGATCAACGAGATAGCGCGCGAACACAATCTGCGCGTCATCGAGGACTGCGCACAGGCACATGGCGCGACATACAATGGCAGAAAGGTCGGCAGCCTCGGCGATATCGGATGCTTCAGCCTCCAAGCCTCGAAGAACCTCACCGGCGGCGAGGGCGGCATCCTCGTATTCGACGACGAAACGCTCTTCGACGAGGTCGTGAGTTGGGCCTCACATCCGATGCGACAGTTCATGGAGTTGCAGGACAAACCGCTTGGCGCCTACATCGACAGCGTCGCCCCGAATTTCCGGATGCATGCGGTTTCGGCGGCCATTGCCAACGTGCAGTTGAAACACCTCGACACGTGGGTCGCCCAGCGCCGGAAAAACCTTGCGTATCTGACGCGCTCCTTATCGGATATTCCCGGCATCAGGACAACCTTCGTCGCTCCGAATTGCGAGCACGCCGTCCACATCATCCCGTTCATCTACAAGGCGGACGAGCTCAACAACGTGCCGCTCGAGAAATTCCGAAACGCGCTCGCGCTCGAAGGTCTCGAAACGAACAGCTACGTCGGAACCCCCATCCATCTCAGGCCGCGCTTCCAGGAGCGCCGGTTCTGGGGCAAGGGGTGTCCCTGGTCATGCGGTTATGCCGGACGTTCGATTGAATACCGCAAGGGCGATTGTCCCGTGGCCGAGAAACGCTGCTCCGGCGAAGAGCTCACCTTGCAGAGCATCGGGTTCCATGTGCCGTGCACCGATTACCTCGATCAAATCGGCGCCGCTTTTAAAAAAGCGGCTAATAAAGCGCTGGCCGGGAATCTTTAG
- a CDS encoding sugar phosphate isomerase/epimerase produces MKIGLFTPMLFHLSVDELVDKLVELGVEMVEIGTGNYPGNPHCDIDELLADEKKLREYHGGFAAKGIQISGLSCHGNPLHPDAEFAKSNHVTWRKTVQLAEKLGVGVVNCLSGCPGDSEGSKFPNWVTCMWPPDYLEVLEWQWNEKVIPYWKEEAKFAKSHNVRVALELHPGTVVYNPETLLRLREAAGETIGANFDPSHLFWQGIDPVAAIRELKGAIFHVHAKDTLIDRTNCSVNGVLDTKHYDQLRRRSWIFRTVGYGHDLQTWKEIVSALRIGGYDYVLSIEHEDVLASPEEGLRKAVAFLREIIFEDELPGGMWWA; encoded by the coding sequence ATGAAGATAGGATTGTTCACGCCGATGCTGTTTCATCTTTCAGTTGACGAGTTGGTCGACAAGCTGGTCGAGTTGGGAGTGGAGATGGTGGAGATTGGAACGGGCAATTATCCCGGGAATCCTCACTGCGACATCGATGAATTGCTGGCCGACGAGAAGAAGCTCAGGGAGTATCACGGCGGCTTTGCCGCAAAGGGCATCCAGATCAGCGGCCTGAGCTGTCACGGGAATCCGCTGCATCCGGACGCCGAATTTGCGAAGAGCAACCACGTGACATGGCGCAAGACGGTTCAATTGGCGGAAAAGCTTGGAGTAGGCGTCGTCAATTGCCTCTCCGGCTGCCCGGGCGATTCGGAAGGCTCCAAGTTTCCGAACTGGGTCACCTGCATGTGGCCGCCCGACTATCTCGAGGTTCTCGAATGGCAATGGAACGAGAAGGTTATCCCGTACTGGAAAGAGGAAGCAAAATTCGCGAAGTCTCACAACGTGAGGGTGGCGCTGGAACTGCATCCGGGAACGGTCGTCTATAATCCCGAAACGCTGCTCCGGCTGAGGGAGGCGGCGGGCGAAACTATCGGCGCCAATTTCGATCCGAGCCACCTGTTCTGGCAGGGAATCGATCCGGTCGCCGCCATCCGCGAACTGAAAGGCGCCATTTTCCACGTCCACGCGAAGGACACTCTTATCGATCGCACCAATTGCTCGGTCAACGGTGTCTTGGACACCAAACACTACGACCAATTGAGGCGGCGCTCATGGATTTTCCGCACCGTCGGCTACGGCCATGATCTGCAGACGTGGAAGGAGATCGTCAGCGCGCTCAGGATCGGCGGCTATGATTACGTGCTCAGCATCGAACATGAAGACGTGCTCGCGTCGCCGGAGGAGGGCCTGAGGAAGGCGGTCGCTTTCCTTCGCGAAATCATCTTCGAGGACGAGTTGCC